The proteins below come from a single Lasioglossum baleicum chromosome 20, iyLasBale1, whole genome shotgun sequence genomic window:
- the Upset gene encoding SET domain-containing protein upSET isoform X4 — MSFVLQLGTVETPVEKKNGSSHQSSSSSSTLLSQDGSSVVVEDAGKSQILQCLEAAAPEIPSGHVISFATMKSVNLTYPVAKSAREMQRIGGSQTNTTQVLTTRVISQKLPSTGHPTLNAGPHVTHVPVNSQTLSSAGNGVAHVYPLQYAASVQSKQLHNRGQVIEGSKQQSQQQQQTVVAGLQGNVHQKTTQQQVTSQQLVTGNAVKTISTSVPNIQRIHVKTQNLVGQAQTVNLQKVKTVNANQAVAVQRNSLPRIQTVQKGQTVPTPASTNQFTVNTVNNTTAVQRGQQQAGNTNLQKAQGTQKMAQQVYNNQKVSGQVLTGHPNHKTQHQQIGNQQAGLQKLQGQQQKNLAVTRQQQTSTMNNVQKSSNSVAGIQKAQALGQVQGQQLPPVQVPKHVQQVQQVQSSSQRIPQQSTGQQKSQTLATANSNRVQGLANVGKSNSVSNIAKMQQNSNLLTGTCKQPQVISQPQQQIHVQATSSPQLQQQLLQQTPQPQQQVTGKQQGNAGQPVQRSQSMANVHQKVTAIATMPNNQRTQVANSKAQQQQQMVMRVGVQKTQGQALQQGNLKSIPQKVANTVKTSNASQNAVQQPLHRNTTSQPVKIIQQQQNVIGPQNTQKQPGCIKTIPPQKSAQRNHQQKVTGIKTSLNTNVTAVKGQGPSTAVPQKSSIKTLLPQQPVTQNMLVHKSQPIKIQQQAIQQKQQLIMTSQFPQQVRQQSGQIKTLLPVTSTEPRKEVENKIESEPRVPEEDDHQEPAPKSPVRRMPHPYECLQFVLQDHNYVAPPPRSPSPPTPPPHPKQQAINGAGSSAATSQHTYMFGQVVSGSNVEDDAASAISSEAGREVEPEGEETETAPEGEGDDEDSVTRCICDFEHDDGYMICCDRCLVWQHVDCMGIDRSNIPDEYLCEICRPRRVDRQRARALQMRKREELLNSDTSSDTSSTSSADTDVGVNAIPKKRTLPQQQQQPQQVPRRKSDPPPQVRRLNNNNNNNNNVAKRQRRDSHPRQSSAVRKKEATKRGPGKRKPKRRMSVEDKEEETQDSWSSNVAPLRQWIERYEEAVTNHYSPELRARISSIKVNGTHSDLRQSNMNVIASGKCRLNVHSNNVRFLVATMYLPPNTPVVELRGKYMLSTQHRPSHPQGRQHTQRPGPFVFFYRLPRDGTEVCVDTRTYGNDARFVRRSCKPNAEVKHCIEKGTLHLYIVTTTAIEKNAEITIRHEQHDLLLSPNPNGPMVPIVCACNNPRECQITSVNQLTRRGSNGALVENADGRERRRRGRRNTVCEDSDSSTAAPSTSVAQPTPPPVTPAPSVSPAPARRTITTTVATVTRQQTPKEEPPAPPVPQPQTSPNSTPVTVSETKKDKKKMTREERKMEAIMKAFERLEKAEQRKQEVQARNAQRKESGSTHSDNEDVAPMTLAPKQKQQGSDRPLRRKKRKGRTRTTSQSQSGSRRSRLNSADSDLSSGEESTSMQSPPLSSQNHSQTRDAPYSAHLHTPAKNTNDNATTVSAHQGIPTAAGLLLALANSNAPGPSSPPLQQPTPVKSPTCDSGASSSSQSSTPPTPLSSACLLVAAAVGPLAPGFKFPKTKKVLMNEWLKESPDPPQTNVPQISPLPALPSTPLSNSINPLCRSSDFSLPADSSAEFLSQSYAAKSLATLVQAANSVSGICDSPPQRKQTAAGNTGCPVSSGSAKKRWLRQAISEECDSPNSRPESPPASELVAPPKKRRIARESLSSDNYTPPTTPTMLHPEAVPHVRSLCPTEDDYIEHPQSPLTEPTDDRQPEPTESVKQEEPSEDKLRQKLCIEIPGQNFHAKSIKDEESLEIVPMDVLVKENSIELKVEPKEENMDCESTEHFDSKPVKDEFRLIKSEIDYQRDRVKKEHVIKEEIVQIEKGTVEIVDRNEEGDTEMEDLSSPIDAIESDAILKQRVDEMRLEFGGAITEMENDKSEDDDRKQDSVKSDDNMSIDEFDVEAQMKKITGDDGDDYKEKVDTSSEKDKSMDGIEGLMESSKEDSESEDKDLDDIKYETSFKSFSIDHEERMFKEFESKPGQEDVVDHDTKELEQTEESQKADQSSVFVASSEESIFESTSSNMDTESIAEPPKIFHSIPPLSERIRKKTEASTSKSQLNFEAAIIESTIDIISSDESKNGEQKSMLSTALRELLEAKLDDLAPEEAKEETVDENSTTFTEPKSETSEQSSVDVPDASKAAPQEAPVEEPPAKEEEVSPVKEVKRLKDPRTVVPNSMPAPAFKPDGNPPVKRKLSISEYRKRKQQSSGTPPDPEPSSNDATFTDKGSARGRSDSASSGTSSLSSDEEASKIPSLSLDLPGLTALPLFNNAETEEKKGGEEGTMGWSAAPTLVERQRENLTERLKREFGLFLSDDEEERARKQGLTAEAILKARKSSPPHPTVTSTPPGYPVPQLPPQPYIPPPGSASIHYAQFQAKPCPVQYPNFTVPQTAPQPVYANAQTSSNKQQPQQQFLVPQASQAPPGSNPYPPQFIPPTTTAVSIAKFSSGTPPSGTQMYPVAGQSQKPFYNHPAPRS, encoded by the exons ATGAGCTTCGTTTTGCAGTTGGGAACGGTCGAGACACCTGTGGAGAAGAAGAACGGTAGCAGCCACCAGTCATCATCGTCATCCTCTACATTACTGAGCCAGGATGGGTCGAGCGTGGTGGTTGAGGATGCCGGCAAGTCTCAGATCCTTCAATGTTTGGAGGCGGCGGCGCCGGAGATCCCATCTGGCCACGTGATATCCTTCGCCACGATGAAATCGGTGAATCTCACTTACCCGGTCGCTAAATCAGCTAGAGAAATGCAGAGGATCGGTGGGTCTCAGACGAACACCACTCAGGTGCTGACGACTCGTGTGATCTCGCAGAAGCTACCATCTACCGGTCATCCGACACTGAACGCCGGGCCCCACGTGACCCACGTGCCGGTGAACTCGCAGACGTTATCATCAGCGGGGAACGGAGTGGCGCACGTGTATCCGTTGCAGTATGCAGCGTCGGTGCAGAGCAAACAGCTTCACAATAGGGGCCAGGTGATAGAGGGTAGTAAACAGCAGtcgcaacaacaacagcagactGTTGTGGCAGGTCTGCAGGGTAACGTGCACCAGAAGACGACGCAGCAACAGGTCACTTCGCAGCAGTTGGTCACCGGGAACGCGGTGAAAACGATCAGCACGTCGGTGCCGAACATTCAGAGGATACACGTAAAGACGCAGAATCTCGTTGGCCAGGCGCAGACCGTGAATCTACAGAAGGTGAAGACCGTGAACGCTAACCAGGCGGTCGCCGTTCAGAGGAATTCGTTGCCGAGGATTCAGACGGTGCAGAAGGGTCAGACCGTGCCGACGCCAGCCTCGACGAACCAGTTCACGGTGAACACGGTGAACAACACGACGGCGGTGCAGAGAGGCCAGCAGCAGGCTGGGAATACGAATCTCCAGAAGGCGCAGGGGACGCAAAAGATGGCGCAGCAGGTGTACAACAATCAGAAGGTGTCCGGTCAGGTACTGACCGGTCATCCGAATCATAAAACGCAGCATCAACAGATAGGAAATCAGCAAGCGGGTTTGCAGAAGCTGCAGGGCCAACAGCAGAAGAACCTGGCTGTCACCAGGCAGCAACAGACAAGCACAATGAACAATGTACAGAAATCTAGCAATTCTGTAGCTGGTATACAGAAGGCGCAAGCGCTAGGACAAGTGCAGGGTCAGCAGCTGCCGCCGGTACAGGTTCCGAAGCACGTGCAGCAGGTCCAACAAGTACAGTCATCCTCGCAGAGGATCCCGCAACAGTCCACCGGACAGCAAAAGTCCCAGACACTCGCGACGGCGAATTCTAATAGAGTGCAGGGGCTGGCGAACGTCGGCAAAAGCAACAGCGTATCGAACATCGCTAAGATGCAGCAGAATTCGAACCTGCTGACAGGTACCTGCAAACAGCCGCAAGTAATCTCACAACCGCAACAGCAGATCCACGTGCAGGCGACGTCCTCGCCTCAGCTGCAGCAGCAACTGTTGCAGCAGACCCCGCAGCCTCAACAGCAAGTTACTGGTAAACAACAGGGGAACGCGGGTCAGCCGGTGCAGAGAAGCCAGAGCATGGCGAACGTGCACCAAAAGGTAACCGCTATTGCAACTATGCCAAACAATCAACGTACCCAGGTGGCGAACTCGAAGgcacagcagcaacagcagatGGTGATGAGAGTGGGCGTACAGAAGACTCAGGGCCAGGCACTGCAGCAAGGGAACTTGAAAAGCATCCCTCAGAAGGTCGCGAACACCGTGAAGACGTCCAACGCCTCGCAGAACGCTGTCCAACAGCCTCTGCACAGGAACACGACCTCGCAGCCTGTGAAAATCATTCAGCAACAGCAGAACGTTATAGGCCCGCAGAACACCCAGAAACAACCAGGCTGTATCAAGACCATACCCCCGCAGAAATCCGCGCAGAGGAATCATCAGCAGAAAGTGACCGGTATCAAGACCTCGTTGAACACCAACGTGACCGCAGTGAAGGGCCAAGGACCTAGCACCGCGGTCCCGCAAAAGTCCAGCATCAAGACTCTGTTACCCCAACAACCCGTCACGCAAAACATGCTCGTGCACAAAAGCCAACCGATCAAAATACAACAGCAAGCCATCCAGCAGAAACAACAGCTCATCATGACCTCACAGTTTCCTCAGCAGGTCCGACAGCAGTCTGGACAGATTAAGACCCTGCTGCCGGTTACCAGCACGGAACCTCGCAAGGAAGTCGAGAACAA AATCGAGTCGGAGCCCCGAGTACCTGAAGAAGATGACCATCAAGAGCCAGCGCCGAAGTCTCCAGTGAGAAGAATGCCCCACCCCTACGAG TGTCTCCAGTTTGTATTGCAAGATCACAACTATGTGGCTCCACCGCCGAGGTCACCATCGCCTCCGACACCACCACCCCATCCGAAGCAACAGGCCATCAACGGTGCTGGAAGTTCTGCAGCAACTTCTCAGCACACTTACATGTTTGGCCAAG TTGTGAGCGGTAGCAACGTGGAGGATGATGCAGCCAGCGCTATCAGCAGTGAAGCTGGCAGAGAGGTAGAGCCTGAAGGCGAAGAGACAGAGACTGCTCCTGAGGGTGAAGGGGACGACGAAGACAGTGTCACTAGGTGCATATG TGACTTCGAACACGACGATGGATACATGATCTGTTGTGACCGCTGTCT GGTGTGGCAACACGTGGATTGCATGGGGATAGATCGCTCGAACATTCCCGACGAGTATCTTTGCGAGATCTGTCGTCCGCGGCGCGTAGATAGGCAAAGGGCCCGCGCCCTTCAGATGCGAAAGCGCGAGGAGTTGTTGAACTCGGACACGTCTTCGGACACGTCGTCGACGAGCTCGGCGGACACCGACGTCGGTGTGAACGCGATCCCGAAGAAACGTACGTTGCcacaacagcaacagcagccgCAGCAGGTACCCAGGCGGAAGTCCGATCCGCCGCCGCAAGTAAGACGTCtgaacaataataacaataacaataataacgtGGCGAAAAGACAGAGGAGGGATTCGCATCCGAGACAGTCGAGCGCCGTGCGTAAGAAAGAGGCAACGAAACGAGGACCGGGTAAACGTAAACCGAAACGTCGGATGAGCGTCGAAGACAAGGAAGAGGAAACTCAGGACTCGTGGAGCTCGAACGTGGCGCCGTTAAGGCAATGGATCGAGCGATACGAGGAGGCCGTCACGAATCATTATAGCCCCGAGCTTAGGGCTCGGATATCCTCCATCAAAGTAAACGGCACGCACAGCGACCTCAGGCAGAGCAACATGAACGTCATCGCGTCCGGGAAGTGTCGACTGAACGTCCACAGTAATAACGTTAGG TTTTTGGTAGCAACGATGTACCTGCCGCCTAACACACCGGTGGTGGAGCTAAGGGGCAAGTACATGTTGAGTACGCAGCACCGACCGTCACATCCCCAAGGTAGACAGCACACACAGAGGCCGGGCCCCTTCGTGTTCTTTTACCGGTTGCCACGTGACGGTACGGAGGTGTGCGTGGACACGAGAACGTACGGGAACGACGCCCGGTTCGTGCGGCGTAGTTGTAAGCCAAACGCGGAAGTGAAGCACTGTATAGAGAAAGGAACGTTGCATTTGTATATCGTGACCACCACCGCGATCGAGAAGAACGCCGAGATCACGATCAGGCACGAGCAGCATGACCTGCTGCTGTCGCCGAACCCGAACGGCCCGATGGTGCCGATCGTGTGCGCGTGCAACAACCCAAGGGAGTGTCAGATCACCTCGGTGAACCAGCTGACCAGAAGAGGTAGCAACGGGGCGCTAGTCGAAAATGCCGA TGGCCGCGAAAGGAGACGGAGGGGCAGACGGAACACAGTCTGCGAGGACAGCGACTCATCCACAGCAGCGCCAAGCACGAGCGTCGCGCAACCGACGCCTCCCCCGGTAACACCGGCGCCGTCGGTGTCACCAGCGCCAGCTAGAAGAACAATTACCACCACGGTGGCGACGGTGACCCGACAACAGACGCCTAAAGAAGAGCCGCCGGCTCCGCCAGTTCCACAACCTCAAACATCCCCGAACTCGACTCCGGTAACAGTTTCGGAGACGAAGAAAGACAAGAAGAAGATGACGAGGGAAGAACGGAAGATGGAAGCAATCATGAAGGCGTTCGAGAGGCTGGAGAAAGCGGAGCAGAGGAAACAAGAAGTGCAAGCTAGGAACGCGCAAAGAAAAGAATCCGGCAGCACGCACAGCGACAACGAGGACGTTGCACCGATGACGTTAGCACCGAAGCAGAAGCAGCAGGGTTCCGACAGGCCTCTGAGGCGAAAGAAGAGGAAAGGTAGAACCAGGACCACGTCTCAATCGCAGAGCGGTAGTCGGAGGTCCAGACTAAACTCTGCCGACTCTGATCTATCATCGGGAGAAGAGAGTACTTCGATGCAATCGCCGCCATTGTCGAGTCAGAACCATTCGCAAACCCGGGACGCACCTTACTCCGCTCATTTACACACTCCAGCTAAAAATACGAATGACAATGCGACCACCGTGTCCGCCCATCAAGGGATACCAACAGCTGCTGGTCTGCTGTTGGCTCTGGCGAACTCTAACGCACCTGGGCCTAGTTCTCCACCTCTTCAGCAACCGACGCCAGTTAAAAGTCCCACCTGCGACAGCGGAGCGAGTAGCAGCTCCCAGAGCTCCACTCCACCTACGCCATTGTCTTCAGCGTGTTTATTAGTGGCTGCAGCGGTCGGTCCGCTGGCACCAGGCTTCAAATTCCCGAAAACCAAGAAGGTCCTGATGAACGAGTGGCTGAAGGAATCGCCTGACCCGCCTCAGACCAACGTGCCACAAATCTCCCCGCTACCAGCCTTGCCCTCGACGCCGCTCTCCAATTCGATCAACCCTCTATGCAGGTCCTCAGACTTCTCCCTGCCCGCAGATTCATCTGCGGAATTCCTTAGCCAGAGCTACGCGGCTAAGAGCTTAGCCACCCTTGTCCAAGCCGCCAATTCTGTTTCCGGTATATGTGATTCACCGCCACAACGCAAGCAAACAGCTGCCGGGAACACTGGTTGTCCTGTTTCGTCGGGATCCGCCAAAAAGAGATGGCTTAGGCAAGCTATCTCCGAGGAGTGCGACTCGCCTAACAGCAGACCGGAAAGTCCTCCTGCTAGCGAGCTGGTCGCTCCCCCGAAGAAAAGGAGGATAGCCAGGGAGAGTTTGTCCTCGGATAACTACACTCCGCCTACCACGCCCACCATGCTGCATCCTGAAGCCGTTCCTCACGTTAGGTCGCTGTGTCCGACAGAG GACGATTACATCGAGCATCCGCAGTCCCCGCTAACAGAGCCGACGGACGATAGACAGCCCGAGCCCACGGAATCAGTGAAACAAGAAGAACCCTCGGAAGACAAACTTCGTCAGAAACTGTGCATCGAGATACCGGGTCAAAATTTTCACGCGAAGAGTATAAAGGACGAGGAGAGTCTCGAGATCGTTCCGATGGACGTATTAGTCAAAGAAAATAGCATCGAGTTAAAGGTGGAACCAAAAGAAGAGAACATGGACTGCGAGTCTACTGAACATTTTGACTCGAAGCCCGTCAAGGACGAGTTTCGATTGATCAAGAGCGAGATAGATTACCAGAGGGACAGGGTGAAGAAAGAGCACGTAATCAAAGAAGAGATCGTGCAGATTGAGAAGGGCACGGTGGAAATAGTGGATCGGAACGAGGAAGGCGACACAGAAATGGAGGATCTGAGCTCGCCAATCGATGCGATCGAATCGGACGCCATCTTGAAGCAGCGAGTGGACGAGATGAGGTTAGAATTCGGTGGCGCTATCACAGAGATGGAGAACGACAAGTCCGAGGACGACGACAGAAAGCAGGACAGCGTCAAGTCCGACGACAACATGTCGATCGACGAGTTCGACGTTGAGGCTCAGATGAAGAAGATCACGGGGGACGACGGGGACGACTACAAGGAGAAAGTGGACACCAGTTCCGAGAAGGATAAGAGCATGGATGGGATAGAGGGTCTGATGGAGAGCTCGAAAGAGGACTCTGAGTCCGAGGACAAAGACCTCGACGACATCAAATATGAAACATCGTTCAAGTCTTTTAGTATAGATCACGAAGAAAGAATGTTCAAGGAGTTCGAGAGTAAGCCGGGGCAGGAGGACGTCGTGGATCACGATACGAAGGAGCTGGAGCAGACCGAAGAATCTCAGAAGGCAGACCAGTCGTCCGTTTTCGTAGCCTCGTCGGAGGAGTCCATCTTCGAGTCCACGTCCTCCAACATGGACACGGAGTCCATCGCCGAGCCACCGAAAATATTTCATTCCATTCCACCATTGAGCGAGAGGATTCGCAAGAAGACGGAGGCTAGCACTTCAAAGAGCCAGCTAAACTTCGAGGCAGCCATCATCGAGTCTACCATCGACATAATATCCTCTGACGAGTCTAAGAACGGCGAGCAGAAGTCCATGTTGTCCACAGCACTGAGGGAACTGTTGGAGGCCAAGCTGGACGACCTGGCGCCCGAAGAGGCCAAAGAGGAAACCGTCGATGAGAATAGTACCACTTTCACTGAGCCGAAATCTGAGACTTCGGAGCAAAGCAGCGTGGACGTGCCAGATGCTTCGAAAGCTGCTCCTCAGGAGGCTCCCGTCGAGGAACCTCCGGCTAAAGAGGAAGAGGTCTCACCGGTGAAAGAAGTGAAGAGATTGAAGGATCCCAGAACCGTCGTTCCAAACAGTATGCCTGCGCCTGCATTTAAGCCCGACGGGAACCCGCCTGTTAAGCGGAAG TTGTCCATATCAGAGTATCGGAAACGTAAGCAACAGTCGTCCGGTACTCCACCGGATCCTGAGCCATCCTCCAACGACGCAACCTTCACGGACAAGGGAAGTGCGAGGGGCAGATCAGATAGTGCAAGTAGTGGCACCTCGTCCCTTAGTTCTGATGAAGAGGCGTCCAAGAttccctccctctccctcgaTCTACCAGGCCTCACCGCGTTACCACTTTTCAACAACGCTGAGACGGAGGAGAAGAAAG GAGGTGAGGAAGGTACCATGGGTTGGTCGGCAGCTCCAACTCTAGTCGAACGCCAGCGGGAGAACCTCACCGAGAGATTAAAACGAGAATTTGGTCTGTTCCTGAGCGACGACGAAGAGGAGAGAGCTCGCAAGCAGG GTCTGACAGCAGAGGCTATACTGAAGGCGCGGAAATCCTCACCTCCACATCCTACAGTGACGAGCACCCCACCGGGCTATCCTGTTCCGCAGCTTCCACCTCAACCGTACATCCCCCCTCCTGGCTCCGCATCAATCCACTATGCCCAGTTCCAAGCGAAACCTTGTCCAGTTCAGTACCCTAACTTCACAGTCCCTCAGACCGCACCGCAGCCAGTGTACGCGAATGCACAAACGTCCAGCAACAAGCAACAGCCTCAGCAACAGTTTCTGGTGCCTCAGGCGTCGCAGGCGCCGCCGGGATCAAACCCGTACCCGCCTCAGTTTATTCCACCGACGACCACTGCTGTCTCCATCGCGAAATTCTCATCGGGCACGCCTCCATCAGGAACACAGATGTACCCGGTCGCCGGTCAGTCTCAGAAGCCGTTTTACAACCATCCGGCGCCTAGGTCTTAA